A single genomic interval of Peribacillus sp. FSL H8-0477 harbors:
- the hflK gene encoding FtsH protease activity modulator HflK, with product MISLKRIYMLTGLAFLIIILLITAITTWYTVDESDQAVIHTFGKVEETVIEPGLHFKLPWPIQTVEKLSKETFSLQFGFSESNGEVKDYPRETKMITGDENIVLADMVVQWKITNPPKYLYNADNPKEILYDTTSAALRSIIGNSAIDDALTSGKAKIEGDVRDLLSNLIDNYDIGISILAVKLQDVELPNSEVRKAFTEVTDARETANTKVNEARKYENKRVNEAKGEEAAILSKANGEKIARTERARGDVAVFDKLYKEYKKNPDVTKERLIIETLEQVLPNAEMYIMNDDGNTLKYFPIRPLEKETEKVAPTKEEEGETKDDK from the coding sequence ATGATTAGCTTAAAAAGAATCTACATGTTAACAGGTCTAGCATTCTTAATTATCATTCTGTTAATAACAGCAATCACAACCTGGTATACGGTGGATGAATCAGATCAAGCTGTGATTCATACATTCGGTAAGGTTGAAGAAACGGTCATTGAGCCAGGTCTGCATTTTAAATTACCTTGGCCAATCCAAACGGTGGAGAAGCTTTCAAAGGAAACCTTTAGTCTTCAGTTTGGCTTTTCAGAAAGCAACGGAGAAGTGAAGGATTATCCAAGAGAAACAAAAATGATTACCGGGGATGAAAATATTGTCTTAGCTGATATGGTTGTTCAATGGAAAATTACGAATCCGCCAAAATATTTATATAATGCTGATAATCCAAAGGAAATATTATATGACACAACTTCAGCCGCTTTACGGAGCATTATTGGCAATTCAGCAATTGATGATGCCTTAACTTCAGGGAAAGCAAAAATTGAAGGAGATGTTCGAGATCTACTTTCGAATCTTATTGATAACTATGACATTGGGATCTCGATTTTAGCGGTAAAACTACAGGATGTTGAACTTCCAAATTCCGAGGTGCGTAAAGCATTTACAGAGGTAACGGATGCAAGAGAAACGGCGAATACGAAAGTCAATGAAGCGCGTAAATATGAAAATAAGCGGGTGAATGAGGCAAAAGGTGAAGAAGCAGCTATTTTATCAAAAGCAAATGGTGAAAAAATTGCCCGTACTGAACGAGCACGCGGGGATGTAGCCGTCTTTGACAAATTATATAAGGAATATAAGAAAAACCCTGATGTTACAAAAGAGCGGTTGATTATTGAAACGCTGGAGCAGGTGCTGCCAAATGCAGAAATGTATATTATGAATGACGATGGAAATACACTTAAGTATTTCCCGATACGACCACTTGAAAAAGAAACAGAAAAAGTGGCACCAACAAAGGAAGAGGAAGGAGAGACAAAGGATGACAAATAA
- the polA gene encoding DNA polymerase I → MEKKLVLIDGNSIAYRAFFALPLLNNDRGIHTNAVYGFTMMLNKILEEEKPSHILVAFDAGKTTFRHATFKEYKGGRQKTPPELSEQFPFIRELLDAFGITRYELPNYEADDIIGTLSLQAEQDNFEIKVISGDKDLTQLASTATTVGITKKGITDIELYTPEHIREKYGLAPQQIIDMKGLMGDASDNIPGIPGVGEKTALKLLQQFNTVEVLLQSLDEVSGKKLKEKIEEHQDLAVLSKQLATITREAPIEVTLEETEYKGMDITKVVEMYKDLGFNSLLEKLGDLADISEEIVQDEIQVEVVSEISEAMLAEENGLFVEILEDNYHQADIIGITISNKHGQFYLKAEQAEASAVFKEWASDETKKKAVYDAKKTIVALNKRGIDLKGVDFDIFLASYILDPADAAEDLAAIAKKQNYSPLMPDESFYGKGAKRSIPGETELSEHLARKAKALLELKPIMIETLEQNEQYSLLMDLEIPLSIILAKMETQGIKVDVERLKQSGKELALRLNEIEAKIFEAAGECFNINSPKQLGVILFEKLQLPVYKKTKTGYSTSADVLERLESQHEIVREILHYRQLGKLQSTYIEGLLKVVNADSDKVHTRFNQALTQTGRLSSTDPNLQNIPIRLEEGRKIRQAFIPSEKDWIIFAADYSQIELRVLAHIANDEGLVEAFRADMDIHTKTAMDVFHVQKEEVTSNMRRHAKAVNFGIVYGISDYGLSQSLGISRKEAAQFIDNYLKSFPGVQEYMHESIHEAKQKGYVSTLLQRRRYIPEITSRNFNQRSFAERTAMNTPIQGSAADIIKLAMINMSERIEEENLKTRMLLQVHDELIFEAPPEELEILMKIVPEEMERAIELNVPLKVDYAYGPTWFDAK, encoded by the coding sequence TTGGAAAAAAAATTAGTGTTAATAGATGGTAATAGTATAGCGTATCGTGCTTTTTTTGCTTTACCGCTGTTGAATAATGATAGAGGGATTCATACGAATGCGGTGTATGGATTTACCATGATGCTGAATAAAATTTTGGAGGAAGAGAAACCAAGTCATATTCTAGTTGCCTTTGATGCAGGGAAAACGACGTTTCGACACGCAACGTTTAAGGAATATAAAGGCGGCCGTCAGAAGACGCCTCCTGAGTTATCAGAACAGTTTCCATTCATAAGGGAATTACTTGATGCTTTTGGAATCACCCGTTACGAACTTCCCAATTATGAAGCAGATGATATTATCGGGACACTGTCCTTACAGGCAGAGCAAGATAACTTTGAGATTAAAGTGATTTCTGGCGATAAGGATTTAACGCAATTAGCCTCGACTGCAACAACAGTTGGAATTACTAAAAAAGGAATTACGGATATTGAGCTGTATACACCAGAACATATTCGTGAAAAATACGGTCTTGCTCCGCAGCAGATTATTGATATGAAAGGTCTGATGGGAGATGCTTCAGATAATATCCCAGGCATTCCTGGTGTCGGCGAGAAGACGGCATTAAAGCTATTACAGCAATTTAATACAGTGGAAGTCCTATTACAATCACTTGATGAAGTTAGTGGGAAGAAGCTGAAAGAAAAAATTGAAGAGCACCAGGACTTGGCTGTCCTAAGTAAGCAGCTGGCGACCATTACAAGAGAAGCACCAATCGAAGTGACACTTGAAGAAACAGAATACAAAGGGATGGACATTACAAAAGTGGTTGAAATGTATAAAGACCTCGGTTTTAATTCCTTACTTGAAAAGCTGGGTGACCTGGCAGACATTTCTGAGGAGATTGTTCAGGACGAGATTCAGGTTGAAGTAGTGTCTGAAATCAGCGAGGCAATGCTTGCAGAAGAAAATGGGCTTTTTGTAGAGATACTGGAGGATAACTATCATCAAGCTGATATCATTGGAATCACGATTTCTAATAAACATGGTCAGTTTTATTTAAAGGCAGAACAGGCGGAAGCGTCAGCTGTTTTTAAAGAATGGGCCAGTGACGAAACGAAAAAGAAAGCCGTTTATGATGCGAAAAAGACAATTGTTGCTTTGAACAAGCGCGGCATTGACTTAAAAGGCGTTGATTTTGATATTTTCTTGGCTTCTTATATTCTCGATCCCGCTGATGCTGCTGAAGATTTGGCGGCTATTGCCAAAAAACAAAATTATTCACCACTAATGCCTGATGAATCGTTTTATGGAAAAGGGGCTAAGCGATCGATTCCTGGTGAAACGGAACTAAGTGAGCACCTTGCTCGAAAAGCGAAAGCATTGCTGGAATTAAAGCCGATTATGATCGAAACACTTGAACAAAATGAACAATACAGTCTGTTAATGGATTTGGAAATCCCGCTGTCCATTATACTGGCGAAAATGGAAACCCAAGGAATTAAGGTAGATGTTGAACGCCTCAAGCAATCTGGAAAAGAATTGGCGCTGAGATTGAATGAAATAGAAGCCAAAATCTTTGAAGCAGCGGGTGAATGTTTCAATATTAACTCACCGAAACAGCTGGGTGTGATTTTATTTGAGAAGCTTCAGCTTCCCGTTTACAAAAAAACGAAGACAGGTTACTCTACTTCGGCAGATGTGCTTGAACGATTAGAAAGTCAGCATGAAATTGTGCGGGAAATTCTCCATTACCGTCAGTTGGGTAAACTCCAATCTACTTATATTGAAGGATTATTAAAGGTGGTCAATGCCGATAGTGATAAAGTTCATACTCGCTTTAACCAGGCGTTGACACAAACAGGACGTTTAAGTTCTACTGATCCGAATTTGCAAAACATCCCGATTCGTCTAGAAGAAGGCAGAAAGATTAGACAAGCGTTTATTCCTTCAGAAAAAGATTGGATTATTTTTGCAGCGGATTACTCCCAAATTGAATTACGGGTTTTGGCTCATATTGCGAATGATGAGGGACTGGTTGAAGCGTTCCGGGCTGATATGGATATCCATACCAAAACAGCGATGGATGTCTTCCATGTACAAAAGGAAGAAGTGACATCGAATATGCGGCGTCATGCAAAGGCCGTTAATTTCGGGATTGTTTACGGAATTAGTGATTATGGTTTATCACAGAGTCTTGGAATCAGCCGAAAGGAAGCTGCTCAATTTATTGATAATTATTTAAAAAGTTTCCCGGGTGTCCAGGAATATATGCATGAAAGTATTCATGAAGCGAAGCAAAAGGGGTATGTGTCCACGTTGTTGCAGCGCCGGCGTTATATTCCGGAGATTACGAGCCGTAATTTCAATCAAAGAAGCTTTGCTGAGCGTACCGCGATGAATACACCCATTCAGGGAAGTGCGGCTGATATTATAAAGCTTGCCATGATTAATATGAGTGAGCGAATCGAAGAAGAAAACCTAAAAACCCGGATGCTGCTTCAAGTACACGATGAATTGATTTTTGAAGCACCTCCTGAAGAATTAGAAATTTTAATGAAAATTGTCCCGGAAGAAATGGAAAGAGCTATTGAATTAAATGTACCGTTAAAAGTTGACTATGCATATGGACCAACGTGGTTTGATGCTAAATAA
- the hflC gene encoding protease modulator HflC: MTNKVVNINELKNNISWRKYVKVGIFFIVLFALLLFLFTNVYIVKEGEFKVVRQFGEIVRIDKSPGLKVKVPFVQSITTLPKYQMGYDVSEAEINTKDKKRMIIDNYAIWRIDDPIKMITNARSMESAESRMEEFIYSVVRTELGQLDYDEIINEKSSRGSINDRITQRVNELLEKDNYGISVTDVRIKRTDLPPENEESVYKRMISERGSKAQEYLSKGDAEKNTIMAETDRKVIELIAKTEAKAEIIRAEGEGEAAQIYNASFSKDTEFYSLYRTLESYTKTVNDQTVIVLPSDSPYAKLLSGNTK; this comes from the coding sequence ATGACAAATAAAGTCGTGAATATTAACGAACTTAAAAATAACATTTCTTGGAGAAAGTATGTTAAGGTCGGGATTTTCTTTATTGTTCTCTTTGCTCTTTTACTGTTTCTGTTCACGAATGTTTATATTGTAAAAGAGGGAGAATTTAAAGTGGTGCGTCAGTTTGGTGAAATCGTTCGAATCGATAAGTCACCAGGACTGAAGGTAAAGGTCCCATTTGTGCAAAGTATAACGACGCTTCCAAAATATCAAATGGGATATGATGTATCTGAAGCTGAAATCAATACCAAAGATAAAAAACGAATGATTATTGATAATTATGCAATTTGGCGGATAGATGATCCGATTAAGATGATTACGAACGCCAGATCGATGGAAAGTGCTGAATCAAGAATGGAAGAATTTATATACTCGGTTGTTCGAACTGAGCTAGGTCAGCTGGATTATGACGAAATAATCAATGAAAAATCATCAAGAGGCAGCATTAATGATCGTATCACTCAAAGAGTAAATGAATTACTGGAAAAAGATAATTACGGTATTTCCGTAACCGATGTACGGATAAAACGGACTGACCTTCCACCTGAAAACGAAGAGTCTGTTTACAAACGGATGATATCTGAGCGTGGATCAAAAGCGCAGGAATACCTTTCAAAAGGTGACGCGGAGAAAAATACAATTATGGCTGAAACGGATCGGAAAGTAATCGAACTTATCGCTAAGACAGAGGCAAAAGCAGAGATCATTCGAGCGGAAGGTGAAGGAGAAGCAGCACAAATCTACAATGCTTCTTTCTCTAAAGATACTGAATTTTACTCTCTATATCGAACCCTTGAGTCATATACAAAAACGGTCAATGACCAAACAGTCATCGTTCTCCCTTCAGATTCACCATATGCTAAATTGCTCTCAGGAAATACAAAGTAA
- the coaE gene encoding dephospho-CoA kinase (Dephospho-CoA kinase (CoaE) performs the final step in coenzyme A biosynthesis.), whose translation MEQVIGITGGIASGKSSISQYIKDMGFTVIDADLASRAVVEPGQEAYTEIISVFGEELLLPDQSINRTKLGAIIFHDDEKRLLLNGIVHPAVRKWMLAKKEEAFQNGQCTVFMDIPLLFESKLTYMVDKTLLIYVDADIQVERLMKRNQLSEADAMARINSQMPLAEKIALADATVDNNGPLETTKLQTRNILKEWGIVE comes from the coding sequence ATGGAACAGGTTATCGGAATTACAGGCGGTATCGCTAGCGGCAAAAGCAGCATTAGCCAATATATCAAAGATATGGGGTTTACTGTGATTGATGCTGACCTTGCTTCAAGAGCGGTTGTTGAACCTGGCCAAGAAGCTTACACCGAGATCATTTCAGTATTTGGCGAAGAATTACTGCTTCCAGACCAAAGTATCAATCGAACAAAGCTAGGGGCGATTATTTTTCATGATGATGAAAAACGCCTGCTCTTAAATGGAATTGTTCACCCTGCTGTGAGAAAGTGGATGTTAGCGAAAAAAGAAGAAGCTTTCCAAAATGGGCAGTGTACAGTCTTTATGGATATCCCGCTATTGTTTGAAAGCAAGCTAACTTATATGGTTGATAAAACATTACTTATCTATGTCGATGCCGACATTCAAGTTGAGCGATTAATGAAACGGAATCAATTGTCTGAAGCTGATGCAATGGCACGGATCAATTCCCAAATGCCGCTTGCAGAAAAGATTGCATTAGCAGATGCGACAGTTGATAATAATGGGCCGTTAGAAACTACGAAACTGCAGACAAGAAACATTCTTAAAGAATGGGGAATCGTAGAGTAA
- the ytaF gene encoding sporulation membrane protein YtaF, translating into MWLSLFILAFAVSIDGFGVGLTFGMKKMKIPYKSIAVISCCSALSLGFGIIIGDFIGQVVSGTAAAMTGGIILIMLGAGMLLQYFKPDKTPENIATETTIFNFEIKSMGVVINILQKPMKADFDKSGTINGIEAIVLGFALSLDAFGAGIGAAMIGISPFILTLSIAIMSFVFIWGGLLSGRLLAANKVMQHIAFLPGVLLIMIGILKL; encoded by the coding sequence ATGTGGCTTTCACTTTTCATTCTAGCTTTTGCCGTAAGTATTGATGGGTTTGGGGTAGGACTGACCTTTGGTATGAAAAAAATGAAAATTCCTTATAAATCTATTGCCGTCATTTCTTGTTGTTCAGCTTTAAGTCTGGGTTTTGGAATAATTATTGGTGATTTTATTGGTCAAGTAGTATCAGGAACTGCAGCTGCGATGACAGGCGGAATTATTTTAATTATGCTGGGAGCTGGAATGCTGCTTCAGTATTTCAAACCTGACAAGACACCTGAAAATATTGCTACAGAAACGACGATTTTTAACTTTGAAATAAAATCTATGGGTGTTGTCATCAATATTTTACAAAAACCAATGAAAGCAGATTTTGATAAATCGGGAACGATAAACGGCATTGAGGCGATTGTCTTAGGGTTCGCTTTGTCTTTGGATGCTTTCGGAGCAGGCATTGGGGCAGCAATGATCGGCATTTCACCTTTTATCCTAACCCTTAGTATTGCTATTATGAGTTTTGTTTTTATTTGGGGCGGATTGCTAAGCGGAAGACTACTAGCTGCCAATAAAGTCATGCAGCATATTGCTTTTTTACCAGGAGTATTATTAATTATGATTGGAATCTTAAAATTATAA
- a CDS encoding MaoC/PaaZ C-terminal domain-containing protein, which yields MMLLKKKKPGRKIEEISLGEKLTLTEKMEDKELLLYLGLTNDANPLYIQHDYASQTPFKKPLVPAIMLAGIVTSAVSKYIPGPGSYILSQEMSYPRPVYHEQTITFFFEVTSINIEQNRVEISVTAKNEQEESVLMGKLLIIPPSFEKQNTHVFTDPF from the coding sequence GTTAAAGAAGAAAAAACCGGGAAGAAAAATTGAAGAAATCAGCTTAGGTGAAAAGTTGACGCTGACGGAGAAGATGGAAGATAAGGAACTGCTTCTTTATTTAGGGCTGACTAATGATGCGAATCCATTATATATCCAACATGATTATGCTTCACAAACGCCGTTTAAAAAACCACTGGTTCCTGCCATTATGTTAGCAGGTATAGTAACTTCTGCTGTTTCTAAATATATTCCAGGTCCAGGGAGCTATATTTTATCACAAGAGATGTCTTATCCTAGACCCGTTTATCATGAACAAACCATTACTTTTTTCTTTGAAGTCACCTCTATCAACATAGAACAAAACAGGGTTGAAATTAGTGTAACAGCAAAAAATGAACAAGAAGAGTCTGTTTTAATGGGGAAATTACTAATCATTCCACCTTCTTTTGAAAAGCAGAATACGCATGTATTTACCGATCCGTTTTGA
- a CDS encoding response regulator transcription factor, whose amino-acid sequence MVKKILVVDDEQSIVTLLQYNLEQAGFSVLTASDGEEGLRLASIETPDLMVLDLMLPKLDGIEVCKRLRQQKIMVPILMLTARDDEFDKVLGLELGADDYMTKPFSPREVVARVKAILRRMEIQAPVKEDKETDEELIKLSGLEIFPERYEAYFESSLLELTPKEFELLLYLARYKGKVLTRDQLLSAVWNYDFAGDTRIVDVHISHLREKIEHDTRKPLYIKTIRGLGYKLEEPKAE is encoded by the coding sequence ATGGTTAAAAAAATTCTCGTAGTGGATGATGAACAATCAATTGTAACTTTGCTTCAATATAATTTGGAGCAAGCAGGCTTTTCTGTACTGACAGCATCTGATGGAGAAGAAGGGTTGAGGCTAGCGAGTATTGAGACTCCGGACTTAATGGTATTAGATTTAATGCTGCCTAAACTTGATGGGATTGAAGTGTGCAAGCGGCTTCGTCAGCAAAAGATCATGGTCCCCATTCTCATGCTGACAGCAAGGGATGATGAATTCGATAAAGTACTGGGCCTAGAGTTAGGTGCAGATGATTATATGACAAAACCTTTCAGTCCACGTGAAGTAGTTGCTCGAGTTAAAGCGATTTTACGAAGAATGGAAATACAGGCTCCTGTTAAGGAAGATAAAGAAACAGATGAGGAACTAATCAAGCTTAGCGGACTTGAAATTTTCCCCGAGCGTTATGAAGCGTATTTTGAATCGTCTTTGCTGGAGCTGACTCCAAAAGAATTTGAATTGCTGCTGTATCTGGCCAGATATAAGGGGAAGGTACTGACACGTGATCAACTGCTTAGTGCTGTTTGGAATTATGACTTTGCAGGTGATACACGTATTGTTGATGTTCATATCAGCCATTTGCGTGAAAAAATTGAACATGATACACGAAAACCTCTCTACATAAAAACCATTAGGGGATTGGGTTATAAACTTGAGGAACCGAAGGCAGAATGA
- the mutM gene encoding DNA-formamidopyrimidine glycosylase — MPELPEVETVRRTLEQLVLGKKIKNVDIYWPKIIKAPEPVEQFSDALIGQTIHEIGRRGKFLIFQLDDYSLVSHLRMEGKYAVYPESEPRDKHTHVVFTFTDGYQLRYRDVRKFGTMHLFTKGEEVSRMPLLHLGPEPLSEEFTTADLAMKLAKTNRKIKSVLLDQTVVVGIGNIYVDESLFRAGIHPERMASSLSLDEITRIHGEVKLTLAEAVEKGGSTIRSYVNSQGQIGMFQLELFVYGRKGEPCKRCGTPLEKLVVGGRGTHICPICQPLPKT, encoded by the coding sequence ATGCCAGAATTACCTGAGGTAGAAACCGTTAGACGAACACTTGAACAGCTAGTCCTTGGAAAAAAGATTAAAAATGTGGATATATATTGGCCAAAAATCATTAAAGCCCCCGAACCGGTGGAACAATTCAGTGATGCATTGATCGGGCAAACAATTCATGAAATAGGCCGACGCGGTAAGTTTTTGATTTTTCAGCTTGATGATTATTCTCTTGTCTCCCATTTACGAATGGAAGGGAAATACGCGGTTTATCCTGAAAGTGAACCGCGTGATAAGCATACTCATGTAGTCTTTACCTTTACAGACGGATATCAACTTCGTTACCGTGATGTACGAAAGTTTGGAACGATGCATTTATTTACAAAAGGTGAAGAGGTCTCTAGGATGCCGCTTCTTCATTTAGGTCCAGAGCCGCTCTCTGAAGAATTTACAACAGCGGATTTAGCGATGAAGTTAGCCAAAACAAACCGGAAGATAAAATCAGTACTTCTCGATCAAACGGTAGTGGTTGGGATAGGCAATATCTATGTAGATGAATCTTTATTCCGTGCTGGCATACATCCAGAACGAATGGCTTCATCCCTTTCATTGGATGAGATTACGAGAATACATGGAGAAGTAAAGTTAACATTGGCTGAGGCTGTAGAAAAAGGCGGCAGTACCATTCGTTCTTATGTGAACTCACAAGGACAAATAGGGATGTTTCAACTAGAATTATTTGTTTATGGACGCAAGGGTGAGCCATGTAAGCGTTGTGGAACGCCACTGGAAAAATTAGTAGTCGGAGGCAGGGGAACGCATATTTGTCCCATCTGTCAGCCGTTGCCAAAAACCTAA
- the pnpS gene encoding two-component system histidine kinase PnpS, whose amino-acid sequence MTKFRTKLLLALILLIMVVFLAVGLLLGLLFKTYYANAFNERIENETLFITNYIEEIGGITPFLNKQNVELIDSIEDHNCTIISSEGQVLFDSNANRFDNVGTHKVLLDNIVEEKSSTKRYGYKKIVGENELRYYWGKIEIGGKLEGYAIFSNEEEAIKQANKQAWIILAVSLGASLLIIIMLGSRIATRYTRPIETATKTAIELAKGNYRARASSAQADETGKLNTSLNILARNLQEMEISREMHQDRLETLIENIGSGVLLIDNKGYITLSNRAYKNIFKVDPLTFLYHVYYEVIEHKEIISLIEEIFMTEKSMKRQLLIPLAFERRHFEVYGAPIIGNNDEWKGILVVFHDISELKKLEQVRKDFVANVSHELKTPITSIKGFSETLLDGALKDEEALKSFLMIILKESDRLQALIQELLDLSRIEQQEFVLNIKPLELTPILEETRTILNGKAVEKDIELTLHVPENPVWIEGDSYRITQVFLNLMTNALTYTPNGGMVEVEVKEQKEDVIVTIRDTGIGIETEELPRIFERFYRVDKARSRDSGGTGLGLAIVKHILEVLHGEITVASEPGKGTVFTVLLKKQINK is encoded by the coding sequence ATGACAAAGTTTAGAACGAAGCTTCTCCTGGCATTGATTCTATTAATCATGGTCGTTTTTCTGGCTGTGGGCTTATTGTTAGGATTGCTATTTAAGACCTATTATGCGAATGCGTTTAACGAACGTATTGAAAATGAAACCTTATTTATCACTAATTATATTGAGGAAATTGGCGGGATTACGCCTTTTTTAAATAAGCAGAACGTAGAACTTATTGATTCGATTGAAGACCATAACTGTACAATAATTTCAAGCGAAGGTCAGGTTCTCTTTGATTCTAATGCGAATCGTTTCGATAATGTCGGCACGCATAAAGTCCTGTTGGACAATATAGTCGAAGAAAAAAGCAGTACGAAACGTTACGGCTATAAGAAAATTGTCGGTGAAAATGAACTCCGTTATTACTGGGGAAAGATAGAAATCGGCGGTAAGTTAGAAGGATACGCCATTTTCAGCAATGAAGAAGAAGCCATTAAACAAGCGAATAAACAAGCGTGGATTATACTTGCTGTCAGCCTTGGTGCTTCATTACTCATTATTATTATGCTGGGAAGTCGTATTGCTACCCGTTATACGCGTCCAATTGAAACAGCTACTAAAACAGCCATCGAGCTGGCAAAGGGGAATTACCGGGCAAGGGCTTCCTCGGCGCAAGCAGATGAAACAGGTAAATTGAATACCTCACTGAATATTCTTGCGAGAAATCTACAGGAAATGGAAATTTCTCGTGAGATGCATCAGGATCGACTGGAGACACTGATTGAGAATATAGGAAGTGGTGTATTGCTGATTGATAATAAAGGCTACATCACTCTCTCGAATCGTGCCTATAAAAATATATTTAAGGTAGATCCATTAACCTTCTTGTATCATGTGTATTACGAGGTCATTGAGCATAAAGAAATTATTAGCCTTATTGAAGAGATTTTTATGACGGAAAAAAGTATGAAGCGGCAATTGCTGATTCCACTTGCCTTTGAAAGAAGACATTTTGAAGTGTATGGGGCGCCAATTATCGGAAATAATGACGAATGGAAAGGGATATTGGTCGTTTTTCATGATATATCTGAGCTTAAGAAATTAGAACAAGTGAGAAAAGATTTTGTTGCGAATGTTTCTCATGAGCTCAAGACTCCCATTACTTCTATTAAAGGATTTTCTGAGACACTTTTAGACGGAGCGTTAAAGGATGAAGAAGCATTAAAGAGCTTTTTAATGATTATTTTGAAAGAAAGTGACCGGCTTCAAGCGTTGATTCAAGAGCTTTTAGACTTGTCCCGTATTGAACAACAGGAATTTGTGCTTAATATTAAACCTTTAGAATTGACTCCTATTCTTGAAGAAACACGAACCATCCTTAATGGAAAAGCAGTCGAAAAAGATATTGAACTGACCTTACACGTACCTGAAAATCCTGTCTGGATAGAAGGAGATTCATACCGGATTACACAGGTGTTTCTTAATTTAATGACCAATGCTTTGACATACACTCCTAATGGTGGAATGGTTGAAGTAGAAGTAAAAGAACAAAAAGAAGACGTAATCGTGACGATTCGAGACACCGGAATTGGCATTGAAACGGAGGAATTGCCTCGTATATTTGAACGTTTTTATCGAGTGGATAAAGCGCGGAGCCGTGATTCTGGCGGGACCGGTCTAGGGTTAGCTATCGTAAAACACATTCTAGAGGTCCTTCATGGTGAAATTACAGTAGCCAGTGAACCAGGAAAAGGGACCGTATTTACAGTTTTATTAAAAAAACAAATTAACAAGTAA